A window of Microcystis aeruginosa FD4 contains these coding sequences:
- a CDS encoding Crp/Fnr family transcriptional regulator — protein MSFSVPSSDFIPLIGQETEIFNWAKSHYRHHTFAKDERVATRPGLLYFVESGAIRIVGKAQVNVIDQKSPRQLPIADSEEVFLGFVGAGQPFEIVSQFPFQLQAQAHLDKTELVWLYWEDLERWPQLRSAVMETFRHQYQRKLFWLSILGQKRSLDRLMGFLVLLLEEYGQPCVEGYYLPYPLTHAQIASAIGTTRVTVTRLIGKLRQQNSIFFKQDNLIGLPSLFLSQN, from the coding sequence ATGTCTTTTTCGGTTCCTTCGTCGGATTTCATCCCCTTAATCGGTCAAGAAACAGAAATCTTTAACTGGGCAAAATCCCATTATCGTCACCATACCTTTGCCAAAGATGAAAGAGTAGCCACGCGCCCCGGGCTATTATACTTTGTGGAATCTGGGGCGATTCGTATTGTTGGTAAGGCACAAGTTAACGTTATTGACCAAAAATCCCCCCGTCAACTACCTATTGCCGATAGTGAGGAAGTATTTCTCGGTTTTGTGGGTGCAGGTCAACCTTTTGAGATTGTTTCTCAATTTCCCTTTCAATTACAAGCCCAAGCTCATCTAGACAAGACCGAGTTAGTCTGGTTATACTGGGAAGACCTAGAACGCTGGCCGCAATTGCGATCAGCTGTTATGGAAACTTTTCGCCATCAGTACCAGCGTAAGTTATTTTGGTTAAGTATTCTCGGTCAAAAACGCTCCCTCGATCGATTAATGGGGTTCTTGGTTTTATTATTGGAAGAATACGGTCAACCCTGTGTGGAAGGCTATTATCTCCCCTATCCCCTAACTCACGCTCAAATTGCCAGCGCCATCGGCACTACTAGAGTAACAGTAACAAGATTAATCGGTAAATTACGACAACAAAATTCGATCTTTTTTAAGCAAGATAATCTGATCGGATTGCCCAGTTTATTTTTGAGTCAGAATTAA
- a CDS encoding type II toxin-antitoxin system RelE/ParE family toxin has product MADRVNYRLVWSPKAIEDVDAIASYISRDSPSYAAAVVRRILDISYSLENCPLEAKKCAEFSDETIREKSAYAYRLIYQIQGSVVIIAAIVHSKHFLD; this is encoded by the coding sequence ATGGCTGATCGAGTGAATTATCGCCTTGTCTGGTCGCCCAAAGCAATTGAAGACGTGGATGCGATCGCATCTTACATTAGTCGAGATTCCCCGTCCTACGCGGCGGCCGTCGTGCGCCGAATTCTTGATATCAGCTATTCTTTAGAAAATTGTCCCCTAGAAGCGAAAAAATGCGCCGAATTTAGCGATGAAACCATCCGAGAAAAGTCTGCCTACGCCTACCGTCTGATCTATCAAATTCAAGGGTCAGTTGTCATTATAGCGGCGATCGTCCATAGCAAGCATTTCTTGGATTGA
- a CDS encoding flagellar assembly protein H has translation MTRFIHDQFAKDYLEELLSSLGEVKSARVVRGEVREIDVWFSPQILDNNPRELLGLLGKMAINPCLFEPFRNPVTATEIRTCLLKLLEVEGEINRRANRQKTNVNDGEIPRLWILTPTASSQLLEGFGAKLDEENWGEGIYFLAPSLRTAITVIHQLPPTEATLWLRILGRGKVQARAIDELESLPEDHPFRVNALELLLNLRTSLTNDQELEQEDRELIMRLSPLYTSRLQEELDAGRQQGLQQGLQQGLQQGLQQGLQQGLQQGLQQGLQQGLQQGLQQGLQQGLQQGLQQGLQQGERLVVENLLKARFGSLDPDLSVIIDRILLLPVEEFTPLILNSSSTELIAHFSN, from the coding sequence ATGACTAGATTTATTCATGACCAGTTTGCCAAAGATTATCTCGAAGAATTATTATCTTCCCTAGGAGAGGTAAAATCGGCACGGGTTGTACGAGGAGAAGTACGAGAAATCGATGTCTGGTTTTCACCCCAGATTCTCGATAATAATCCTAGAGAACTGCTAGGATTACTGGGAAAAATGGCGATTAATCCCTGTTTATTTGAACCCTTTCGCAATCCTGTCACTGCTACAGAAATTAGAACTTGTCTGTTAAAACTGTTGGAAGTGGAAGGAGAAATTAATCGTCGAGCAAATCGTCAGAAAACGAATGTTAACGATGGGGAAATCCCCCGTCTCTGGATTTTGACTCCCACCGCTTCCTCGCAACTGTTAGAAGGATTCGGTGCTAAATTAGATGAGGAGAATTGGGGGGAAGGTATCTATTTTTTAGCACCCTCTTTACGCACGGCAATCACTGTTATCCATCAATTACCCCCAACAGAAGCAACTCTCTGGTTAAGAATTTTAGGCCGGGGAAAAGTACAAGCAAGGGCGATCGATGAGCTAGAATCGTTACCAGAGGATCATCCTTTTCGGGTAAATGCTCTAGAATTATTATTAAACTTGAGAACTTCTTTAACTAACGATCAAGAGCTTGAACAGGAGGACAGAGAGTTAATTATGAGATTATCACCTTTATACACTTCCCGTCTTCAGGAAGAACTGGATGCTGGCCGTCAACAGGGTCTTCAACAGGGTCTTCAACAGGGTCTTCAACAGGGTCTTCAACAAGGTCTTCAACAGGGTCTTCAACAGGGTCTTCAACAGGGTCTTCAACAGGGTCTTCAACAGGGTCTTCAACAGGGTCTTCAACAGGGTCTTCAACAGGGTCTTCAACAGGGTCTTCAACAAGGAGAACGTCTGGTGGTAGAAAATTTATTGAAAGCTCGTTTTGGTAGTTTGGACCCAGATTTGTCCGTAATCATTGATCGCATTTTATTATTACCAGTAGAGGAGTTTACCCCTTTAATACTCAATTCATCTAGCACAGAATTAATTGCCCATTTTTCTAATTAA
- a CDS encoding GTP-binding protein: protein MTHDPFLDQAWNTEDLEQALRGVGTIQEELNYNQARNSLSKLVDHLDLTSREKIGLEAEIERLVALLEKLDQSLIQIAAFGLVGRGKSSILNALVGQEILTTGPLHGVTRTIEGVNWQLSSDDTFPNLARLTLNGKGNAQVQLLDTPGIDEVDGQKREILACQVAQQVDLILFIISGDMTKVEFSALAKLREAGKPMILVFNKIDQYPEVDRLAIYEKIASERVKELLSPDEIVMVAASPLLAETVKGPDGRLKTQRFRGKPQIEALKLKILEILEREGKSLVALNSMLYADEVNEQIVARKMAIRDRGANQLIQKAVMSKASAIAVNPVTVLDLFTGAVIDLAMILALSRLYGIDLTRQGAIALLQKIALNMGGISASEFLAVLGLSSLKGLLGLSIPATGGISLLPYTSIALTQAGVAGVSCYAIGQVTKTYLANGATWGPDGPKAVVASILDSLDETSILNRIKRELGSKLGGGGLFSDQ from the coding sequence ATGACCCATGACCCGTTCCTCGATCAAGCTTGGAATACCGAAGACCTAGAACAAGCGCTTCGAGGTGTCGGCACTATTCAAGAAGAACTCAATTATAATCAGGCGCGCAATTCTCTGAGCAAACTTGTTGATCATCTAGATCTTACCTCGAGGGAGAAAATTGGTCTAGAAGCGGAGATCGAGCGCTTGGTGGCCCTGCTAGAAAAACTCGATCAATCCCTGATTCAAATTGCCGCTTTTGGCCTGGTGGGCCGGGGAAAATCCTCGATTTTAAATGCTCTGGTCGGTCAAGAAATCTTGACAACCGGTCCTCTACACGGAGTTACCCGCACCATTGAAGGGGTAAATTGGCAGTTAAGCAGCGATGATACTTTCCCCAATCTAGCGCGTCTGACCCTGAACGGCAAGGGTAATGCTCAGGTGCAATTGCTTGATACTCCCGGTATTGATGAGGTAGATGGGCAAAAGAGGGAAATTCTCGCCTGTCAGGTGGCGCAGCAGGTGGATTTAATCCTTTTTATCATCTCCGGTGATATGACCAAAGTGGAATTTTCCGCCCTGGCCAAGTTGCGGGAAGCGGGAAAACCGATGATTTTGGTCTTTAATAAAATCGATCAGTATCCGGAAGTCGATCGCCTCGCTATCTATGAGAAAATCGCCTCAGAACGGGTGAAAGAATTACTCTCCCCCGATGAGATTGTTATGGTGGCGGCCTCTCCCCTCCTGGCGGAGACAGTCAAGGGGCCGGATGGGCGGCTTAAAACGCAACGATTTCGAGGAAAACCCCAGATAGAAGCCCTGAAACTCAAAATTTTGGAAATTCTAGAGCGAGAGGGTAAATCGCTGGTAGCACTCAATTCTATGCTGTACGCGGACGAGGTAAACGAGCAAATTGTCGCCCGCAAAATGGCTATCCGTGATCGCGGCGCTAATCAATTGATTCAAAAAGCAGTGATGAGCAAAGCATCGGCGATCGCTGTGAATCCGGTGACGGTGTTGGACCTGTTTACGGGGGCAGTTATCGATCTAGCCATGATTCTCGCTCTTTCTCGCTTATACGGCATCGATTTAACTCGTCAGGGGGCGATCGCTCTTTTACAAAAAATTGCCCTCAATATGGGGGGCATTAGTGCCAGCGAATTTTTAGCGGTTTTGGGCTTAAGTTCCCTAAAAGGATTACTCGGTCTCTCGATTCCTGCCACTGGCGGCATTTCTCTCCTTCCCTATACTTCGATCGCCCTGACTCAAGCGGGAGTTGCCGGTGTATCCTGTTACGCAATCGGCCAAGTGACGAAAACCTATCTCGCTAATGGGGCCACTTGGGGACCCGATGGCCCGAAGGCAGTGGTGGCCAGTATTCTCGATTCCCTTGATGAAACCTCGATTCTCAACCGGATTAAGCGGGAATTAGGCTCAAAATTGGGGGGTGGGGGACTTTTCAGTGATCAGTAA